One region of Duncaniella freteri genomic DNA includes:
- a CDS encoding glycosyltransferase family 2 protein: protein MPYISVIMPVYNAERFLDCSVGSVLSQTFDDWELICFNDASTDKSIDILNRYASSDKRIRVIDSPVNVKQGGGRNRGLLAAKGEYVMFLDADDRLASHESLATCIRAIKEENADMVLFDYETFRNDGSDPVTVSPLGQEAAELSGDNLRRHITMHPGPIWSAVYKRTLILENGLLFPEGVFYEDNAVALAIQLSASLPAKINASIYGYRTDNTSVTRSRNDYRFFHRINSAVTLKSHLVRLKLYDRWHDEIDFLLLNQYYVHTVYGCIYRFDRLPLKRLKYVLSTIDRLTPGFRNNPYFKSQSIKWKLKLAIHSVFPRLIHSIFMMKNKFSH, encoded by the coding sequence ATGCCTTACATTTCGGTCATCATGCCTGTCTATAATGCCGAACGATTCCTGGACTGTTCGGTAGGTTCGGTGTTGTCACAGACCTTTGATGACTGGGAACTCATATGCTTCAACGACGCCTCCACCGACAAGAGCATCGACATACTCAACAGATATGCATCTTCCGATAAAAGAATACGTGTCATAGACTCACCAGTCAACGTAAAACAAGGAGGTGGACGCAACCGCGGACTGCTTGCCGCGAAGGGTGAATATGTGATGTTTCTTGATGCCGACGACAGGCTCGCCTCACATGAATCGCTTGCCACATGCATCAGGGCTATCAAAGAAGAGAATGCGGACATGGTACTCTTTGACTACGAGACATTCCGCAACGATGGTTCTGATCCGGTAACAGTGAGCCCTCTCGGACAAGAAGCTGCCGAACTGAGTGGCGACAACCTGCGCCGGCACATCACCATGCATCCCGGCCCCATATGGTCAGCCGTATACAAGCGCACACTTATACTCGAAAACGGACTGTTGTTTCCGGAAGGTGTGTTCTATGAGGATAACGCTGTGGCTCTTGCCATACAGCTTTCGGCATCACTTCCAGCAAAAATCAACGCTTCCATCTACGGTTACCGTACCGACAACACCTCCGTCACCAGAAGCCGGAACGATTACAGGTTCTTCCACCGTATAAATTCGGCCGTGACCCTTAAGAGTCATCTTGTCCGCCTAAAGCTATACGACAGATGGCATGATGAAATTGATTTTCTGCTGCTTAACCAGTACTATGTTCACACAGTGTACGGCTGTATATACCGATTCGACCGTCTGCCGTTAAAACGACTCAAATATGTGCTGTCGACCATAGACAGGCTGACACCAGGATTCCGCAATAATCCATATTTCAAGTCACAGTCGATAAAATGGAAACTGAAACTTGCAATACACTCAGTATTCCCGCGCCTTATCCACAGCATATTCATGATGAAAAATAAGTTCAGTCATTGA
- a CDS encoding DUF2027 domain-containing protein has product MAKIGDTVRFLNSTGGGIIRRIEGNIAYVDEDGFETPTLLRECVVVAAAAAAPKPSDIKEFKGSKPSTVSNPTPSIPSVKEEEIKIEETPEGEKLNVVLAYEPENVKRLNDTSFSTYLVNDSNYYLYFTYMTRADEANGWTMRYAGMVEPNMQVFIEDIAGTDLPAMDRVAVQLIAFKEGKEFNLKSPIAIDTRLDTTKFFKLHCFKANPYFDKDVIALDLVKNDVAMHRMVLDSGRIEDGIKAKKAVDRPHKQPVQKRQIKKPGILEVDLHIDELIDSRAGLSNADMLNLQIDEFRKVMDANLKNKGLKIVFIHGKGEGVLRNAIMKELNHRYKGHQVQDASFREYGFGATQVTI; this is encoded by the coding sequence ATGGCTAAGATAGGCGATACCGTACGATTTCTCAACTCAACAGGCGGAGGCATCATCCGCCGTATCGAAGGGAACATAGCTTATGTGGACGAGGACGGTTTTGAGACCCCGACTCTTCTGCGTGAATGCGTCGTTGTGGCAGCAGCCGCAGCAGCACCGAAACCATCGGACATAAAGGAATTCAAGGGGAGCAAACCCTCAACAGTATCCAATCCTACACCCTCGATCCCATCCGTAAAGGAAGAGGAAATCAAGATCGAAGAGACCCCTGAGGGTGAAAAACTCAATGTGGTACTCGCCTATGAACCGGAAAATGTGAAACGTCTTAACGACACCTCATTCAGCACTTATCTTGTCAACGACTCCAACTACTATCTCTACTTCACATACATGACCCGTGCCGACGAGGCAAACGGCTGGACCATGAGATATGCAGGGATGGTGGAGCCTAACATGCAGGTATTCATTGAGGACATCGCAGGAACCGACCTCCCTGCTATGGATAGAGTGGCAGTGCAACTGATAGCTTTCAAAGAGGGGAAAGAGTTCAATCTAAAGTCACCTATCGCTATCGACACACGTCTCGACACAACAAAATTCTTCAAACTTCACTGCTTCAAAGCCAACCCTTATTTCGATAAAGACGTCATAGCCCTTGACCTGGTAAAGAATGATGTGGCAATGCATCGCATGGTCCTTGACTCAGGTCGCATTGAGGATGGGATAAAGGCTAAAAAGGCGGTTGACCGCCCGCACAAACAGCCTGTGCAGAAACGTCAGATAAAGAAACCTGGCATACTCGAAGTGGACCTGCATATCGATGAGCTCATCGACTCGCGGGCAGGGCTCTCAAATGCCGATATGCTGAATCTACAGATCGATGAGTTCCGCAAAGTCATGGATGCTAACCTCAAGAACAAAGGGTTGAAAATAGTCTTTATCCACGGCAAAGGTGAAGGCGTGCTGCGCAATGCCATAATGAAGGAACTCAATCACCGCTACAAAGGTCATCAGGTCCAGGACGCTTCATTCCGCGAATATGGCTTCGGAGCCACCCAGGTAACAATCTGA
- the topA gene encoding type I DNA topoisomerase, with protein sequence MKNLVIVESPAKAKTIEKFLGKDYKVMSSFGHIRDLRKKDISIRVDSDFEPEYEVPADKKTLVAELKKAAKSAETVWLASDEDREGEAIAWHLYEVLGLKPENTRRIVFHEITKNAILNAIENPREIDINLVDAQQARRVLDRLVGFELSPVLWKKIRPALSAGRVQSVAVRLIVDRENEINAFTSEPYFRVAARFVLPTGTTLHAELSKRLPDEKSARAFLEDCAKAAYTVGDIVVRPLKKSPAPPFTTSTLQQEAGRKLGFSVSQTMMIAQKLYEAGHITYMRTDSLNLSSLAISSISSLIKEEMGEQYLKIRKYHTSSKGAQEAHEAIRPTYMEKETIEGTAQEKKLYRLIRLRTIASQMADAQMEKTTVDINVSTRPDEHFSASGEVIKFDGFLRIYLEGSDDENENPEGESTLPRMTTGETLSLNDMVATERFTLAPPRYTEASLVKKMEELGIGRPSTYAPTISTIQNREYIMKGEKPGEKREYDVLTLKSDGKLTSTVKSENAGAEKGKLIPTDTGIIVNEFLTQHFPDILDYDFTAEMEEKFDRIAEGDSNWNNEIADFYKLFHPEVTKANEMRTEHKVGERILGSDPATGEPVSVKIGRFGPIVQIGSTESENKPRFASLRKDQSIMDITLEEALKLFDLPREVGTFEDKTVTAAVGRFGPYLRHDGKFVSIPKTLSPTTISIEEAIELILAKRTADNNKIVKTFDEDPDLQILNGRYGVYISYKKSNYKIPKTVTEPASLTYDEVKAIIETPESTPQKPSRRKK encoded by the coding sequence ATGAAGAATCTCGTAATAGTCGAGTCTCCGGCGAAGGCCAAGACCATAGAAAAATTCCTTGGTAAAGATTATAAAGTGATGTCGAGCTTCGGCCACATACGTGACCTGCGCAAAAAGGACATCAGCATCCGCGTGGACTCGGACTTCGAGCCGGAATATGAGGTTCCGGCTGACAAGAAAACACTTGTAGCCGAACTTAAGAAAGCCGCCAAGAGCGCAGAGACTGTATGGCTCGCATCCGATGAGGACCGCGAGGGTGAGGCTATAGCCTGGCATCTGTACGAAGTACTCGGACTAAAACCTGAGAACACCAGGCGAATAGTGTTTCACGAGATCACTAAAAACGCCATACTCAACGCCATCGAGAATCCCCGCGAGATCGACATAAACCTTGTCGATGCCCAGCAGGCACGCCGAGTTCTTGACCGCCTGGTAGGATTCGAGCTCTCCCCGGTGCTGTGGAAAAAGATTCGTCCGGCACTCTCGGCAGGACGAGTACAGTCAGTGGCCGTACGCCTGATAGTCGACCGTGAGAACGAAATCAACGCTTTCACATCAGAACCGTACTTCCGTGTGGCAGCGCGCTTCGTACTCCCCACAGGCACCACGCTCCATGCCGAGCTTTCCAAGCGGCTTCCCGACGAGAAAAGCGCGAGAGCGTTTCTTGAGGATTGCGCCAAAGCTGCATATACTGTAGGTGACATCGTGGTCAGACCGTTAAAGAAATCACCGGCCCCACCATTCACAACCTCCACTCTCCAACAGGAAGCAGGCAGGAAACTCGGATTCTCCGTTTCGCAGACAATGATGATAGCCCAGAAACTCTATGAGGCAGGACACATCACATACATGCGTACCGACTCACTCAACCTGTCGTCGCTCGCCATATCGTCCATCTCGTCACTCATAAAGGAAGAGATGGGAGAGCAATACCTGAAGATACGCAAGTATCACACGTCATCGAAAGGCGCGCAGGAAGCTCACGAGGCCATACGCCCCACCTATATGGAGAAAGAGACCATTGAAGGAACAGCCCAGGAAAAGAAACTCTATCGCCTGATACGTCTGCGCACCATAGCATCACAGATGGCTGACGCCCAGATGGAAAAAACCACTGTCGATATAAATGTAAGCACCCGCCCCGACGAACACTTCTCAGCCTCGGGTGAAGTGATAAAGTTCGACGGTTTCCTACGCATCTACCTCGAAGGAAGCGACGACGAAAATGAGAACCCTGAAGGAGAATCAACACTCCCGCGCATGACTACAGGGGAGACACTCTCGCTCAACGACATGGTAGCGACCGAACGGTTCACACTCGCTCCTCCGCGATACACAGAGGCTTCACTCGTGAAGAAAATGGAGGAGCTCGGCATAGGGCGACCATCCACCTACGCTCCAACCATATCCACCATACAGAACCGCGAGTATATCATGAAAGGTGAAAAGCCCGGTGAAAAACGCGAGTACGATGTGCTCACCCTCAAGTCAGACGGCAAGCTCACCTCTACCGTCAAAAGCGAGAATGCCGGAGCAGAAAAAGGGAAACTCATCCCCACCGATACCGGAATCATAGTCAACGAATTCCTCACCCAGCATTTCCCGGATATCCTCGACTATGACTTCACAGCCGAGATGGAGGAGAAATTTGACCGCATAGCTGAAGGAGACAGTAACTGGAACAATGAGATAGCCGACTTCTACAAACTCTTTCATCCGGAAGTCACCAAAGCCAACGAAATGCGAACCGAGCATAAGGTAGGCGAGCGTATCCTCGGCTCTGACCCTGCCACCGGAGAACCTGTCTCCGTAAAGATAGGCAGATTCGGACCCATCGTACAGATTGGCTCAACCGAAAGTGAGAACAAACCACGGTTCGCATCCTTGCGTAAGGACCAGAGCATCATGGATATCACACTTGAGGAAGCCCTAAAACTATTTGATCTGCCGCGTGAAGTAGGTACATTCGAGGATAAGACCGTAACAGCAGCCGTAGGACGCTTCGGACCTTATCTCCGCCATGACGGAAAATTCGTTTCCATCCCCAAGACACTCTCCCCCACCACCATATCCATCGAGGAAGCTATCGAACTCATCCTAGCCAAACGCACTGCCGACAACAACAAGATAGTAAAGACTTTCGACGAGGATCCCGACCTACAGATACTAAACGGACGATATGGGGTATACATCTCATACAAAAAGTCCAACTATAAGATTCCCAAGACTGTAACCGAGCCTGCATCACTTACATATGATGAGGTAAAAGCTATTATCGAAACTCCTGAGAGCACACCGCAAAAGCCTTCGCGTCGAAAAAAATAG
- a CDS encoding RluA family pseudouridine synthase, which translates to MPQKPFNTKPGAEKRPFKPDIIEKYQVTEPMPLLEFLISVMPQRKRTAIKSLLAHNQVAVNGTPEKQFDTQLRPGQEVKVNLSREFKVFYNRRLKLVYEDDDIIVVNKGYGLLSMGNDKVKEGTAYTILRDYLKWQDPRNKLFIVHRLDRDTSGLMVFAKSIEAKENLQHNWNNMVLSRKYLAVVEGRPDPAEGIVKSYLAENSRYEVYSTDNPDEGQLAITRYRTLKSRNGYSLMEVELDTGRKNQIRVHMKDLGHPITGDRRYGAGSSPIHRMALHAQTLRFVHPITRKDMNFTTPTPISFSKIVGGKEYKEEE; encoded by the coding sequence ATGCCCCAAAAGCCTTTCAATACCAAGCCAGGAGCAGAGAAACGTCCGTTCAAACCCGATATCATCGAAAAATATCAGGTGACCGAACCGATGCCCCTGCTCGAATTTCTTATCAGTGTCATGCCTCAACGCAAACGCACGGCAATCAAAAGCCTGTTGGCACACAATCAGGTTGCCGTCAACGGAACGCCAGAAAAGCAGTTCGACACCCAGCTCAGACCAGGGCAGGAAGTTAAAGTCAACCTCTCAAGAGAATTCAAGGTGTTCTATAACCGCCGTCTGAAACTTGTGTATGAGGATGACGACATCATCGTGGTCAACAAAGGATACGGACTACTGTCAATGGGTAATGACAAGGTAAAGGAAGGAACCGCCTACACCATATTGCGCGACTACCTGAAATGGCAGGACCCACGCAACAAACTCTTCATAGTACATCGCCTTGACCGCGACACCTCGGGGCTTATGGTGTTTGCCAAAAGCATTGAAGCCAAAGAGAACCTCCAGCATAACTGGAACAATATGGTGCTCTCCCGCAAATATCTTGCCGTAGTTGAAGGCAGACCTGATCCGGCAGAGGGGATTGTAAAGAGCTATCTTGCCGAGAATTCCCGATATGAGGTGTATTCTACCGACAACCCCGACGAAGGGCAGCTCGCCATAACACGTTACCGCACACTCAAGAGCCGTAACGGATATTCCCTGATGGAAGTGGAACTCGACACCGGACGCAAAAATCAGATACGTGTACACATGAAAGACCTTGGACACCCCATAACAGGTGACCGCCGTTACGGTGCAGGGTCTTCACCCATACATCGCATGGCACTACATGCGCAGACACTGCGGTTTGTACACCCCATCACTCGCAAAGACATGAATTTCACCACACCCACACCTATATCATTCTCCAAGATCGTGGGCGGCAAAGAATATAAGGAAGAGGAGTAA
- the fabD gene encoding ACP S-malonyltransferase, with protein sequence MKAFVFPGQGAQFVGMGKDLYDNNPVAKEMFEKANEILGFRITDLMFEGTDEDLRQTKVTQPAIFLHSVILAKTMGEEFDPSMVAGHSLGEFSALVAAGALSFEDGVRLVSARAQAMQKACEINPSTMAAVIALPDEKVEEICSEVPGVVVCANYNCPGQIVISGEVEAIDAACEKLLAAGAKRALKLKVGGGFHSPCMEPARVELAEAIERTEFHTPTVPVYQNVDAMPHTDPAEIKANLVAQLTAPVRWTKSVQNMVADGADEFVEVGPGKVLQGLVSKIARGVATSGRQ encoded by the coding sequence ATGAAAGCATTTGTGTTTCCCGGTCAGGGAGCCCAGTTTGTAGGTATGGGCAAGGACCTTTACGACAACAATCCTGTGGCAAAAGAGATGTTCGAGAAAGCCAATGAGATACTTGGTTTCCGCATCACTGACCTTATGTTTGAGGGTACTGACGAGGATTTGCGTCAGACCAAGGTGACTCAGCCCGCTATATTCCTTCACTCCGTGATCCTCGCCAAGACCATGGGTGAGGAATTCGATCCGTCGATGGTGGCTGGCCACTCTCTCGGAGAGTTCTCTGCTCTTGTAGCAGCAGGTGCACTCAGCTTCGAAGATGGTGTTCGTCTTGTGTCAGCACGTGCCCAGGCTATGCAGAAGGCTTGTGAAATCAATCCCTCCACTATGGCTGCTGTAATTGCGCTTCCTGACGAAAAGGTTGAGGAGATCTGCTCTGAGGTGCCCGGCGTAGTGGTGTGTGCCAACTATAACTGCCCCGGCCAGATCGTTATATCCGGCGAGGTGGAGGCTATTGATGCCGCTTGCGAGAAGCTTCTTGCAGCAGGAGCAAAACGCGCGCTTAAGCTCAAGGTGGGTGGCGGTTTCCACTCTCCCTGCATGGAGCCTGCACGAGTAGAGCTCGCCGAGGCTATCGAACGCACCGAGTTCCACACCCCCACAGTGCCTGTTTACCAGAATGTCGATGCTATGCCCCATACCGATCCTGCCGAAATCAAGGCTAATCTTGTGGCTCAGCTCACAGCTCCGGTACGTTGGACCAAGAGCGTGCAGAACATGGTGGCTGACGGAGCCGATGAATTTGTCGAGGTAGGTCCCGGAAAGGTGCTACAGGGTCTTGTTAGCAAGATTGCCCGCGGTGTAGCCACTTCAGGCCGTCAGTAA
- a CDS encoding porin: MASIANAGAQNVIESCEIESHELLRLGVDVRVDYQHLWQEHSTNDANTGLEGKYFMFRVDGEIIPGLTYSWRQRLNKSHSDASFFDATDWIYLNYATGKFNIAGGKQVVAIGGWEYDRHPADLYCTSVFWQNIPCYQLGASVGYDITGKDRITLQATQSLFHTSANRNMYAYNLMWNGSHGIYTSIWSTNLVEYLPGCYINYIALGNRFDIGKVTVEMDFMNRAAHGQSFLFKDCSIMGEVAWTPDNHWRLHGKATYDVNHANNTADYTVLPGTELTMAGGGLEYYPLIKKRGAVRIHANCYYSWGHNANSADLMQHNSVMLSVGVRCHLDLLSLKHKRP; the protein is encoded by the coding sequence ATGGCATCAATAGCGAATGCCGGCGCACAAAATGTCATTGAATCTTGCGAAATTGAGTCACACGAACTGTTGCGACTCGGTGTTGACGTGCGCGTGGACTATCAGCATCTTTGGCAAGAGCACAGCACCAACGACGCCAACACAGGACTCGAAGGGAAATATTTCATGTTCCGTGTCGACGGCGAAATAATACCCGGTCTCACATATTCCTGGCGTCAACGGCTCAACAAATCCCACAGCGACGCATCTTTTTTCGATGCCACCGACTGGATCTACCTCAACTACGCTACTGGCAAGTTCAATATAGCCGGAGGCAAGCAGGTGGTAGCCATAGGCGGATGGGAATATGACCGACATCCAGCCGACCTTTACTGCACCTCTGTGTTCTGGCAAAATATTCCATGCTACCAGCTCGGAGCCTCTGTGGGGTACGACATCACAGGCAAGGACCGAATCACATTGCAGGCGACACAGAGCCTGTTTCATACCTCGGCAAATCGTAATATGTATGCCTACAACCTGATGTGGAACGGCTCCCACGGCATATACACATCCATATGGTCAACCAATCTTGTCGAATATCTGCCCGGATGCTATATCAACTACATCGCATTGGGCAACAGATTCGATATCGGCAAAGTAACTGTGGAAATGGACTTCATGAACCGTGCCGCCCACGGACAAAGCTTTCTTTTCAAAGACTGCTCAATAATGGGAGAGGTGGCATGGACACCTGACAATCATTGGAGACTCCATGGAAAAGCGACCTACGATGTGAACCATGCCAACAATACTGCCGACTACACAGTGCTGCCGGGCACTGAGCTTACCATGGCTGGCGGAGGACTTGAATACTACCCTTTAATAAAAAAACGCGGTGCCGTACGCATACACGCCAACTGCTATTACTCATGGGGGCACAACGCCAATTCGGCAGATCTCATGCAGCACAACAGTGTAATGCTCTCAGTCGGCGTACGCTGCCATCTTGATCTTTTATCACTAAAACATAAACGACCCTGA
- a CDS encoding acetylxylan esterase encodes MKLLNAIFTLLIALSTTMTPATAAAENYPYRSDALWVTVPDHADWLYKTGENATIDVQLLHYGQPASGATVTYTLGDDMLPDDRKETVRLDENGKATINIGTMAKPGFRDLRMTATLGGNKTAHHIKVGFSPERLEAFVREPKDFSQFWDKAVTEDKKFPLQYTSEPVEKYSTDKMSCQLIKLQLNPEGRCMYAYLFIPKGDDRYPAVLCPPGAGVKTIKEPLRHRYYGEGGMIRCEIEIHGCHPELSEEEFAQLRNEKGKYLEFGLESPEGYYMKDVYLGCRRFLDLLTSLPEWDGKNLFTQGGSQGGALAITTAALDERVNGCAANHPALSDMTGYLSDKTGGYPHHFRKNRNDATPEKIRTLEYYDVVNFARHLKCPIRMTWGFNDNTCPPTTSYEVYNVITSPKEALITPVNEHWTSDNTEYGHYLWLKEHCK; translated from the coding sequence ATGAAACTACTGAATGCCATATTTACATTACTCATCGCACTGTCAACAACAATGACACCTGCAACAGCTGCCGCTGAGAATTACCCTTACCGCAGCGATGCCCTATGGGTCACCGTGCCCGATCACGCCGACTGGCTTTACAAAACAGGCGAAAACGCCACAATCGATGTACAGCTGCTCCACTACGGACAGCCGGCATCAGGAGCTACCGTCACTTATACACTGGGCGATGACATGCTACCCGATGACCGTAAAGAGACCGTAAGACTTGATGAAAACGGAAAAGCGACAATCAACATCGGCACCATGGCAAAACCAGGATTTCGTGACCTGCGCATGACGGCTACACTCGGAGGGAACAAGACTGCACATCACATAAAGGTTGGATTCTCACCCGAAAGACTGGAGGCGTTTGTCCGTGAGCCCAAGGACTTCTCACAATTTTGGGACAAAGCAGTCACCGAGGACAAGAAATTCCCACTTCAATACACCTCCGAACCGGTTGAGAAATACTCTACCGACAAGATGTCGTGCCAATTGATCAAACTCCAGCTCAATCCTGAAGGAAGATGCATGTATGCTTATCTTTTCATCCCCAAAGGGGATGACAGATATCCCGCCGTGCTATGCCCTCCCGGAGCAGGAGTCAAGACTATAAAGGAACCTCTACGGCACCGTTACTACGGCGAAGGCGGTATGATAAGATGCGAAATCGAAATACACGGATGCCATCCCGAACTGAGCGAGGAGGAATTCGCACAGCTGAGAAACGAAAAAGGGAAATATCTTGAATTCGGACTCGAAAGCCCGGAAGGATATTACATGAAAGATGTGTATCTCGGATGTCGCCGTTTCCTCGATCTGCTGACATCACTCCCCGAATGGGACGGCAAGAACCTTTTCACACAGGGAGGGAGCCAGGGAGGAGCACTTGCCATAACTACAGCGGCACTTGACGAAAGAGTAAACGGATGTGCCGCCAATCACCCGGCACTCAGCGACATGACCGGATACCTGAGCGACAAAACCGGCGGATATCCCCATCATTTCCGCAAGAACCGTAATGACGCGACACCTGAGAAGATAAGGACTCTCGAATACTATGATGTTGTAAACTTTGCCCGCCATCTCAAATGTCCTATACGTATGACATGGGGATTCAACGACAACACCTGCCCACCCACCACTTCCTATGAAGTATACAACGTAATCACCTCCCCGAAAGAGGCTCTGATAACACCAGTCAACGAACATTGGACCTCAGATAACACTGAATACGGCCACTACCTTTGGCTAAAGGAGCATTGCAAGTAA
- a CDS encoding nucleoside recognition domain-containing protein: METPTPEITSAPIKTHDEKKKFSITRYIPSGVICLAVVFGLFWYLGSVMGMAQMLKTVMATAHDLLLNTVFYLMGICVVTGALGRLFVEFGVVSMLEKILKPLMGPLFRLPGVASLGAVMTFLSDNPAIISLAQEKRFSSYFKKFQFISLTNFGTAFGMGLLVMVFMVGQGFFWEPLVGFAGAFVGCAISTRLMQHFILKAYPHFATEDVVNPDELEDTAEKKTEEKSLFIRTLNSLLDGGRSGVDVGIAIIPGVLIISTLVMILTFGASADGTYTGAAYEGVAILPWLAEKVNIVFEWLFGFGDPHLVAFPITALGAVGAALSLVPNFMAQGWIDGNAIAVFTAIGMCWSGYLSTHTAMLDSLGYRELTPKAILAHTIGGICAAIFAHALYMLIIFIQA, from the coding sequence ATGGAAACACCAACTCCTGAAATCACCTCTGCACCCATCAAAACGCACGATGAGAAGAAGAAATTTTCCATCACGCGTTACATCCCTTCAGGGGTGATATGCCTTGCCGTTGTATTCGGTCTGTTCTGGTATCTCGGCTCCGTAATGGGGATGGCACAGATGCTAAAGACTGTCATGGCAACAGCCCACGACCTGTTGCTCAACACAGTGTTCTATCTCATGGGAATATGTGTAGTGACCGGTGCGCTCGGAAGGCTCTTTGTAGAGTTTGGCGTAGTGAGCATGCTTGAGAAAATTCTCAAACCGCTGATGGGACCTCTGTTCCGCCTTCCCGGAGTGGCGTCACTCGGGGCTGTAATGACATTCCTCAGTGACAATCCCGCCATAATATCTCTGGCCCAGGAAAAACGTTTCAGTTCCTATTTCAAAAAGTTCCAGTTCATATCACTGACCAATTTCGGAACGGCATTCGGCATGGGACTGCTGGTGATGGTGTTCATGGTCGGACAAGGATTCTTCTGGGAACCATTGGTGGGATTTGCCGGCGCATTCGTAGGTTGTGCAATCTCCACACGTCTCATGCAGCACTTCATTCTTAAAGCCTATCCTCACTTTGCGACAGAGGATGTGGTCAATCCTGATGAGCTGGAGGACACCGCCGAGAAAAAAACAGAAGAGAAATCACTTTTCATACGCACTCTCAACTCCCTCCTTGACGGAGGCCGCTCAGGCGTCGATGTAGGCATAGCCATCATCCCGGGAGTGCTCATTATCTCGACATTGGTAATGATACTCACCTTCGGAGCATCAGCCGACGGCACCTATACCGGAGCAGCCTATGAAGGTGTAGCAATACTCCCATGGCTTGCCGAGAAGGTCAACATCGTGTTTGAATGGCTATTCGGATTCGGTGACCCACATCTGGTGGCATTCCCCATCACAGCCCTCGGAGCCGTAGGTGCGGCATTAAGCCTTGTGCCAAACTTCATGGCGCAGGGATGGATCGACGGCAACGCCATAGCAGTGTTCACAGCCATCGGCATGTGCTGGAGCGGATACCTGAGCACCCACACCGCAATGCTCGATTCACTCGGCTACCGCGAACTTACCCCTAAAGCCATCCTTGCCCATACCATAGGCGGCATATGTGCAGCAATCTTCGCACATGCCCTCTATATGCTGATCATATTCATCCAGGCATAA
- a CDS encoding DUF2156 domain-containing protein, giving the protein MPYIPSSRQYSVVTATSRSRGGSEVHCRSDDSPLLFEPLTLEAVPHIRPFLELSKARTCDFSIGGLLMWSEYFNYTYSIYKDTLYIKGVTEDDVTRPAFSLPVGASSLSESLDVLKGYCRSHGCMPLVFSAVPEIYVEQLRSLGAADITMLDDWGDYLYEAQSLATLSGKKLGKKRNHVNRFMLDNPDYLFEPMTSAMVSEVREFYSQIHLPLSKPVLADIEREQVMCVLDNLDRYGFEGAVLSVPGQGIVAFTLGEVIGDTLYTHIEKIDHLVAGAGETVNKLFAEMMIARHPDLRYINREEDVGDPGLRRAKESYHPVAVLSKYNVEMG; this is encoded by the coding sequence ATGCCATATATTCCTTCCTCACGTCAGTATTCAGTAGTTACCGCAACGAGCAGAAGTCGTGGCGGGTCAGAGGTGCATTGCAGATCCGATGATTCGCCGCTTCTCTTTGAGCCTCTCACTCTTGAAGCAGTGCCTCATATACGTCCGTTTCTTGAGTTATCCAAGGCGCGTACCTGCGACTTCTCTATTGGAGGGCTGCTAATGTGGTCCGAATATTTCAATTACACTTATTCGATATATAAGGACACATTATATATCAAGGGTGTCACTGAGGATGATGTGACACGCCCGGCATTCTCTCTTCCTGTTGGGGCATCATCCCTGAGCGAATCGTTGGATGTACTCAAGGGTTACTGCCGGTCTCATGGCTGTATGCCTCTTGTGTTCTCAGCTGTTCCTGAGATATATGTCGAGCAGTTGCGCTCTTTGGGTGCTGCGGATATCACTATGCTTGATGACTGGGGTGACTATCTCTACGAGGCTCAGTCTCTGGCTACTCTCTCGGGCAAAAAGCTTGGCAAGAAGCGTAATCATGTCAATAGATTTATGCTCGATAATCCTGATTATCTGTTTGAGCCTATGACTTCTGCTATGGTTTCTGAGGTAAGAGAATTTTATTCGCAGATACATCTGCCGCTTTCAAAGCCTGTTCTTGCCGACATTGAGCGCGAACAGGTGATGTGTGTGCTTGACAATCTTGACCGATATGGTTTTGAAGGAGCTGTGCTGTCTGTCCCGGGTCAAGGAATCGTTGCTTTCACGCTTGGAGAGGTGATAGGTGATACTCTATACACCCATATTGAAAAGATTGACCATCTCGTGGCTGGTGCCGGTGAGACGGTCAATAAGCTTTTTGCTGAGATGATGATTGCACGTCATCCCGATCTGCGATACATCAACCGAGAGGAGGATGTCGGAGATCCTGGCCTACGGCGAGCCAAGGAGTCATATCATCCTGTAGCTGTCCTTTCGAAATACAATGTCGAAATGGGGTAG